Proteins from a genomic interval of Clostridium scatologenes:
- the recG gene encoding ATP-dependent DNA helicase RecG, with amino-acid sequence MDVYSDISSIKGVGPKTADNLRKCGIFNIMDLLLYFPRDYESISSCGNLKGEKTNNKVIVKCKTIRTERDIRTKTGKILTTIVFHDGNNILKGKWFNQPYIKNNFRIGNTYTLMGKIEDFRGEISIVNPKLLKDNENISKVEEKIIPKYPLKSGITSNLVIKLVNIVLQDVVIVENLPNYIINKYKLCSLDKAIRVIHNPVNLAELDEATKRLKFQELFTYSLKILMLKNYFNENKKGIAFGIAKELNALKDRLPYDLTKAQNMVIREILIDEKKSCPMNRLVQGDVGSGKTIVALIAIFNIIKNGYQAVMMAPTEILATQHYDEASKLFEGFDINIKLLCGSVSQKNKQEIKKELASGKIDLIIGTHALIEDDVEFENLGMVVTDEQHRFGVMQRSRLTNKGANVDTIVMTATPIPRTLSLYLYGDLNVSIIDELPPGRQKIETQYIKQDFKYKAYNFALDEIRKGRQVYIVCPLVEENEELKLSSVENLYIELKEKYFSDISMEILHGKMSPKLKEKIMNDFKEGKTKVIVSTTVIEVGINVPNATLMIIENAERFGLAQLHQLRGRVGRGKYKSYCILISDIKNDIIRKRMEIMKSSNDGFFIAEQDLKIRGAGEIFGFRQHGENGLILADVVQDINLLKLANLEAKRLTESKDEKDINIKNGIYDKIAKSTKYICFN; translated from the coding sequence GTGGATGTATATAGTGATATAAGCAGCATAAAAGGGGTTGGACCTAAAACGGCAGATAATTTAAGAAAATGTGGCATATTCAATATTATGGATTTACTTCTGTATTTTCCAAGAGATTATGAAAGTATATCTTCTTGTGGAAATTTAAAAGGAGAAAAGACTAATAATAAAGTTATAGTAAAGTGCAAAACCATTAGAACTGAAAGAGATATAAGAACTAAAACAGGAAAAATATTAACAACAATAGTTTTTCATGATGGAAATAATATTTTAAAGGGAAAATGGTTTAATCAGCCTTACATAAAAAATAACTTTAGAATAGGTAATACATACACTTTGATGGGGAAAATAGAAGATTTTAGAGGAGAAATATCTATTGTTAATCCCAAATTGTTAAAAGACAATGAAAATATTTCAAAAGTAGAAGAAAAGATAATACCAAAATATCCTTTAAAATCTGGAATAACTAGCAATTTAGTAATTAAGTTGGTGAATATAGTATTGCAAGATGTAGTAATAGTAGAAAATCTACCCAACTATATAATAAATAAATATAAATTATGTTCTCTAGATAAAGCTATAAGAGTTATACATAATCCTGTAAATTTAGCTGAGCTAGACGAAGCTACTAAAAGACTTAAATTTCAGGAATTATTTACGTATTCATTAAAAATATTGATGCTTAAAAATTATTTTAATGAAAATAAAAAAGGTATAGCCTTTGGTATAGCAAAAGAACTAAATGCTTTAAAGGATAGGCTGCCTTATGACTTGACTAAGGCTCAAAATATGGTAATAAGAGAAATACTAATAGATGAAAAAAAATCGTGTCCTATGAATAGGCTAGTTCAAGGTGATGTAGGAAGCGGTAAAACTATTGTAGCATTAATAGCAATATTTAATATTATAAAAAATGGATATCAAGCTGTAATGATGGCACCTACGGAAATATTGGCTACTCAGCACTATGATGAAGCATCAAAATTATTTGAAGGCTTTGATATAAATATAAAGTTACTTTGTGGAAGTGTATCACAAAAAAACAAGCAGGAAATAAAAAAAGAATTGGCCAGCGGAAAAATAGATCTAATAATAGGTACACATGCTTTGATTGAAGATGATGTAGAATTTGAGAATTTAGGAATGGTAGTTACAGATGAACAGCATAGATTTGGAGTAATGCAGAGAAGCAGATTGACTAATAAAGGAGCAAATGTAGATACTATTGTCATGACGGCTACTCCTATACCTAGAACTTTAAGCCTTTATCTTTATGGAGATTTAAATGTATCAATTATTGATGAATTGCCTCCAGGACGTCAAAAAATAGAAACTCAATATATTAAACAAGATTTTAAATATAAGGCTTATAATTTTGCTTTAGATGAAATAAGAAAAGGACGACAAGTATATATAGTTTGCCCACTAGTTGAAGAAAATGAGGAATTAAAATTAAGTTCTGTGGAAAACTTATACATAGAATTGAAAGAAAAATATTTTAGTGATATAAGTATGGAAATACTACATGGTAAAATGTCTCCAAAACTCAAGGAAAAAATAATGAATGATTTTAAGGAAGGAAAAACAAAGGTTATTGTATCTACTACAGTTATAGAAGTTGGAATTAACGTTCCAAATGCTACGCTTATGATAATAGAAAATGCAGAAAGATTTGGATTAGCACAGCTTCACCAATTAAGAGGAAGGGTGGGAAGAGGAAAATATAAATCCTATTGTATACTTATTTCAGATATTAAAAATGATATTATAAGAAAAAGAATGGAAATTATGAAAAGCAGTAATGATGGATTTTTTATTGCTGAGCAAGACTTAAAAATTAGAGGAGCGGGAGAGATATTTGGCTTTAGGCAGCATGGTGAAAATGGACTTATACTAGCAGATGTAGTTCAAGATATAAATTTATTGAAATTAGCAAATTTAGAAGCTAAAAGACTTACGGAAAGTAAAGATGAGAAAGATATAAATATTAAAAATGGAATTTATGATAAAATTGCTAAAAGTACAAAATATATTTGTTTTAATTAA
- a CDS encoding DAK2 domain-containing protein: MKHLKIDGQCFYNMVVNGSNSLEENKEYVNSLNVFPVPDGDTGTNMSMTFRTAVSEIQGMQNKSVGEIVKKLAKGALMGARGNSGVILSQIFRGIAKSLETKEYVNSKEFAESLMEGSKAAYKAVMRPTEGTILTIIRAAGESAVKCESDDIAVMLEEVCDYSRSMLNKTPEMLPVLKKAKVVDAGGMGLFIILQGMYEVVKNNMESIEIKSPKNIELPSVVQNLEEQDIKFGYCTEFFIRSNNVKNIEIDDFKHTIEEIGDSMVIVNDEDIVKVHIHTNDPGKVLSEAVKLGELSKIKIDNMREQHRNVLDIHNEASIEKDEGQENIQLKKYAFVSVAMGEGIKNIFEDLGVDFVIEGGQTMNPSTQDILECINKINAENILVFPNNKNIIMAATQAAEISDKNVKVVETKTIPQGITAITSFNEELELDENIKAMEEGINKVTTGSVTYAVRDTEIDGKVVKEGDILGIVEGKIEQIGNDMFNICNDIVSSMVKEDSELITVFFGKDCEKDKVDEFSSKLEEKYKDIDVQFYDGNQPLYYFIVSVE, encoded by the coding sequence ATGAAACACTTAAAAATAGATGGGCAATGCTTTTATAATATGGTTGTAAATGGGAGTAACTCCCTAGAAGAAAACAAAGAATATGTAAATTCTTTGAATGTTTTCCCAGTTCCAGATGGCGATACAGGAACTAATATGTCTATGACGTTTAGAACAGCTGTATCAGAAATACAAGGTATGCAAAATAAATCAGTTGGAGAAATTGTAAAAAAATTAGCCAAAGGTGCACTTATGGGTGCAAGGGGAAATTCTGGCGTAATACTTTCACAAATATTTAGAGGAATTGCAAAATCATTAGAAACAAAAGAATACGTTAATTCTAAAGAATTTGCGGAAAGCTTAATGGAAGGGTCAAAGGCTGCTTATAAAGCTGTTATGAGGCCTACAGAAGGTACTATACTTACCATCATAAGGGCAGCTGGAGAAAGTGCTGTTAAATGCGAAAGTGATGATATAGCAGTAATGTTAGAAGAAGTTTGTGACTATAGTAGATCAATGCTTAATAAAACTCCTGAAATGCTTCCAGTACTTAAAAAAGCTAAAGTAGTTGATGCTGGCGGTATGGGACTTTTTATAATACTTCAGGGAATGTATGAAGTTGTAAAGAATAATATGGAGTCAATAGAAATTAAGTCTCCTAAAAATATTGAATTACCATCAGTAGTTCAAAATTTGGAAGAACAGGATATAAAGTTTGGATATTGTACTGAATTTTTTATACGTTCAAACAATGTTAAAAATATTGAAATTGATGATTTTAAACACACTATAGAAGAAATTGGTGATTCTATGGTAATAGTCAATGATGAAGATATAGTAAAGGTTCATATCCATACAAATGATCCAGGTAAGGTATTGTCAGAAGCTGTTAAACTTGGAGAACTTTCTAAAATAAAGATTGATAATATGAGAGAACAGCATAGAAATGTATTAGATATACATAATGAAGCCTCTATTGAGAAAGACGAAGGACAGGAAAATATTCAGTTAAAGAAGTATGCTTTTGTATCAGTGGCCATGGGAGAAGGAATAAAAAATATATTTGAGGATTTAGGAGTAGATTTTGTTATAGAAGGCGGTCAAACTATGAATCCAAGTACTCAAGATATATTAGAATGTATAAATAAAATAAATGCAGAAAATATTCTGGTATTCCCAAATAATAAAAATATAATTATGGCAGCTACACAAGCAGCAGAAATTTCTGATAAAAATGTAAAGGTTGTAGAAACTAAAACTATACCTCAGGGAATTACGGCTATAACATCATTTAATGAAGAATTAGAGCTTGATGAAAATATAAAAGCTATGGAAGAAGGTATAAACAAGGTAACTACAGGTTCTGTGACTTATGCAGTGAGAGATACTGAAATAGATGGTAAAGTTGTTAAAGAAGGAGATATTCTAGGTATTGTAGAAGGAAAAATAGAACAAATAGGAAATGATATGTTTAACATATGCAATGATATTGTTTCTAGCATGGTAAAGGAAGATAGTGAGTTAATAACCGTGTTTTTTGGAAAGGATTGCGAAAAAGATAAAGTAGATGAATTTTCAAGTAAGCTTGAAGAAAAATATAAAGATATAGATGTACAATTTTATGATGGAAATCAGCCATTATACTACTTTATTGTATCTGTGGAATAA
- a CDS encoding Asp23/Gls24 family envelope stress response protein: MIGNITSESGYINYSEEVVANIVGVSTMECYGVVGMASRNAKDGLWKLINGENLSKGVKVRSKDNELFIELYIMVEYGTKISVIANNIIQKIKYNLENYTGLKVSSITVNVQGVRV, encoded by the coding sequence ATGATAGGTAATATCACCAGCGAGAGTGGATATATTAATTATTCAGAAGAAGTTGTTGCCAATATAGTTGGAGTTTCAACTATGGAATGTTATGGTGTTGTAGGCATGGCTTCAAGAAATGCTAAAGATGGACTCTGGAAATTAATAAACGGTGAAAACTTAAGTAAAGGCGTAAAAGTTCGTTCAAAGGATAACGAGTTATTTATAGAGTTATATATAATGGTTGAGTATGGAACAAAAATATCTGTGATAGCTAATAACATAATTCAAAAAATAAAATATAATTTAGAAAATTATACAGGACTTAAAGTATCAAGTATTACTGTAAATGTTCAAGGTGTCAGAGTCTAG
- the rpmB gene encoding 50S ribosomal protein L28, with protein MSKKCEICEKGVVFGVQYSHSHRQSKRSWAPNIRKVKAIVNGTPKTIHVCTRCLRSGKVQRAI; from the coding sequence ATGTCAAAGAAGTGCGAAATATGCGAAAAAGGCGTTGTATTTGGTGTTCAATACAGCCACTCACACCGTCAATCTAAAAGATCATGGGCTCCAAACATAAGAAAAGTTAAAGCTATAGTTAACGGAACTCCAAAAACTATTCATGTTTGTACAAGATGCCTTCGTTCTGGAAAGGTTCAACGTGCTATTTAA
- a CDS encoding DUF2971 domain-containing protein — translation MNAYGIIVDKSIKKNIKIYRYMTLGKFMCMMEKQEVYLTKIKSWEDKWEMPTDEIENKYLYNNDLYGQCWSLEGTSDALWKIYSSNKEGILIETSPEKFKLISDIKFGILSPVIYYNNLQKALLELKNRKGVKAMFGSGLLKRSAFKHENEVRLIVINNEKCLDKKYENCTHINLKIDPFKFIEGIIVDPRASDWYLETIKLYCSRLGFNIIPIKSDLYSPDNL, via the coding sequence ATGAATGCATATGGTATTATTGTTGATAAAAGTATTAAAAAAAATATAAAAATTTATAGATATATGACATTAGGTAAATTCATGTGTATGATGGAAAAACAAGAAGTTTATCTTACAAAGATTAAATCTTGGGAAGATAAGTGGGAAATGCCTACAGATGAAATTGAAAATAAATATTTATATAATAATGATTTATATGGACAATGCTGGAGCTTGGAAGGAACTTCAGATGCCTTATGGAAAATTTATTCATCAAATAAAGAGGGGATATTAATTGAAACTTCTCCAGAAAAATTTAAATTAATTTCTGATATTAAGTTTGGAATACTTTCGCCAGTTATATATTATAATAATTTACAAAAAGCACTATTAGAATTAAAAAATAGGAAGGGAGTTAAAGCCATGTTTGGAAGTGGACTATTAAAAAGATCAGCTTTTAAACATGAAAATGAAGTTAGACTAATTGTTATAAATAATGAAAAATGTTTAGATAAAAAATATGAAAATTGCACACATATAAATCTAAAAATAGATCCATTTAAATTTATAGAAGGTATAATAGTTGATCCGCGAGCTAGCGATTGGTATTTAGAAACTATAAAATTATATTGCTCACGGTTAGGTTTTAATATTATTCCAATAAAATCAGATTTATATTCTCCAGATAATCTGTAA
- a CDS encoding thiamine diphosphokinase, producing the protein MKIVIVSGGEAPSYELIENELKDSSFLICADSGGNCLYKYNILPNYLMGDFDSIDRKALEFFQRSSKCCIETYPTDKNFTDTELVLNKALELGGTEIILLGCTGTRIDHLMGNMGMLLKCLKLNINAFIKDDHNCIQIVDKPIKIKGKKGEIFSLHCYGESVENLSIKGAKYKLQEYFLKIGDPRTISNEFLDEEVEISFTSGNLMVFYSKD; encoded by the coding sequence ATGAAAATAGTAATTGTATCAGGGGGAGAAGCACCATCCTATGAGTTAATAGAAAACGAATTAAAAGATAGTTCTTTTTTGATTTGTGCAGATAGTGGTGGAAATTGCTTATACAAATACAATATATTACCTAACTATTTAATGGGAGATTTTGATTCTATAGATAGGAAAGCTTTAGAATTCTTTCAAAGATCTTCAAAGTGTTGTATAGAAACTTATCCTACAGATAAAAATTTTACTGATACAGAGCTTGTGCTAAACAAAGCATTAGAACTAGGTGGAACTGAAATTATTTTATTAGGCTGTACTGGTACAAGAATAGATCATCTAATGGGAAATATGGGTATGCTTTTGAAATGTTTGAAGTTAAATATAAATGCTTTTATAAAAGACGATCATAATTGTATTCAAATAGTAGATAAGCCTATAAAAATAAAAGGAAAAAAAGGTGAAATATTTTCCCTTCACTGCTATGGTGAAAGTGTAGAAAATTTAAGCATAAAGGGAGCTAAGTATAAGCTTCAAGAGTACTTTTTGAAAATAGGAGACCCTAGAACTATATCTAATGAATTTTTAGATGAGGAAGTTGAAATAAGCTTTACTAGTGGAAACTTAATGGTGTTTTATAGTAAAGATTAG
- the rpe gene encoding ribulose-phosphate 3-epimerase: protein MIKLAPSILSADFSKLGEDIKKLEKYGADWVHIDVMDGMFVPNISFGIPVIKSIRNITSLTFDVHLMIEEPARFVEDFIKAGADMVTIHYEADRHIDRTVNYIKSLGAKVGIALNPATPVESIKYLIPNLDMVLIMTVNPGFGGQKYINYCSEKIKELKELSNKFNKNLLIEVDGGIGKDNIKIAVECGANVIVAGSAVFKDGKIEENIKMLKGDR, encoded by the coding sequence ATGATAAAATTAGCACCTTCAATATTGTCAGCAGATTTTTCTAAATTAGGCGAGGATATTAAAAAATTAGAAAAGTATGGAGCAGACTGGGTACATATAGATGTAATGGATGGAATGTTTGTACCTAATATATCTTTTGGAATACCTGTAATTAAGAGTATAAGAAACATTACATCCCTTACTTTTGATGTTCATTTAATGATAGAAGAGCCTGCTAGATTTGTGGAAGACTTTATAAAAGCAGGAGCAGATATGGTAACTATACATTATGAAGCAGATAGACATATAGATAGAACAGTGAATTACATAAAAAGTTTAGGGGCTAAAGTAGGCATAGCTTTAAATCCAGCTACACCTGTGGAAAGCATAAAGTATTTGATACCTAATCTGGATATGGTACTTATAATGACTGTAAATCCTGGATTTGGTGGTCAAAAGTACATAAATTATTGTTCTGAAAAAATAAAGGAATTAAAAGAATTAAGCAATAAGTTTAATAAGAATTTACTTATAGAAGTAGATGGTGGAATAGGAAAAGACAATATAAAAATAGCAGTTGAATGTGGTGCTAATGTAATAGTGGCTGGATCTGCAGTTTTTAAAGATGGAAAAATTGAAGAAAACATAAAGATGTTAAAAGGGGATAGGTAA
- the pknB gene encoding Stk1 family PASTA domain-containing Ser/Thr kinase, which translates to MIGTMLGNRYELLEKIGEGGMALVYKAKCHLLNRYVAVKILKEQYSDDKEFVEKFKREATAVASLSDNNIVNIYDVGTQGDINYIVMEYVNGKTLKQIIREQGKIPTAKTANLAIQIARALDCAHRNNIIHRDIKPQNILVTNEGLVKVTDFGIAKASNSVTITNSSKVMGSAHYFSPEQARGSFVDCRTDIYSLGIVIYEMCTGRVPYDADSPVSVALKHIQEPVIPPNQLNENIPDNLNNLILKAVEKEPIKRYQTIKDMLTDLRKIEKNQEVNICTNDFDEDMTRVMDAVVVDDKDKYNKNKYDNGKKHNDDYDDQYDKKKTMIDPKKRKILMFVTAAILVLVIGGVSGYFALNKTSAKTTVPKIVGMKQEDAKKAVEDSKLKFVSIGKEKSDKPEGTVLRTYPDPGTSVNVNSEVRVSISGGPDKLAVPSLIGMDLDSAKDVIEKSGLKLGDVSRQYDDSVPKGNVIKQDPQPDSDATTDTKINLVVSRGQEVKNLTVPDVNGKGIDEASGTISSAGFKVTKSAVDTSDKSQDGKVISQSISGGEQAKAGSTVNLTYYKYKEQQPTQPDSKNSDPNVDPKKGDQQDPSKGTNDPSKSGTSDSNNKSNSGNNNKSQ; encoded by the coding sequence ATGATAGGAACCATGCTAGGCAATAGGTATGAATTGTTAGAAAAAATAGGTGAGGGAGGTATGGCATTAGTTTATAAGGCTAAATGTCATTTACTAAATCGTTATGTAGCAGTTAAAATATTAAAAGAACAGTATTCTGATGATAAAGAATTTGTTGAAAAATTTAAAAGAGAAGCAACAGCAGTAGCCAGTCTTTCAGATAACAATATAGTAAATATTTATGACGTAGGTACACAAGGTGATATAAATTATATAGTAATGGAATATGTTAATGGTAAAACTTTAAAACAAATAATTCGTGAACAGGGCAAGATCCCTACAGCAAAAACTGCAAATCTAGCTATTCAAATAGCTAGAGCTTTAGATTGTGCACACAGAAACAACATTATACATAGGGATATAAAGCCTCAAAATATATTAGTCACTAATGAAGGATTAGTAAAAGTAACTGATTTTGGTATAGCCAAAGCCTCTAATTCAGTTACAATAACTAATTCAAGCAAAGTTATGGGATCAGCACATTACTTTTCGCCTGAACAGGCTAGAGGAAGTTTTGTAGACTGTAGAACAGATATATATTCTTTAGGTATAGTTATTTATGAAATGTGCACAGGAAGAGTACCTTATGATGCTGACAGTCCAGTATCTGTAGCATTAAAGCATATACAAGAACCAGTGATTCCACCAAATCAGTTAAATGAAAATATACCGGATAATTTAAATAATCTTATATTGAAAGCTGTGGAAAAAGAGCCTATTAAAAGATATCAGACAATAAAAGATATGCTTACTGATCTTAGAAAAATAGAAAAAAATCAAGAAGTTAATATTTGTACCAATGATTTTGATGAAGATATGACTAGAGTAATGGATGCTGTAGTAGTAGATGATAAAGATAAATACAATAAAAATAAATATGATAATGGTAAAAAACATAATGATGATTATGATGATCAGTATGATAAAAAGAAAACAATGATTGATCCTAAGAAAAGAAAAATACTAATGTTTGTTACTGCAGCAATATTAGTATTAGTTATAGGTGGGGTTTCAGGATACTTTGCTCTTAATAAGACATCTGCTAAAACCACAGTGCCTAAGATAGTTGGTATGAAGCAAGAAGATGCAAAAAAAGCTGTTGAAGATAGTAAGTTAAAATTTGTTTCTATTGGAAAAGAAAAGAGTGATAAACCAGAAGGAACTGTACTTAGAACTTATCCAGATCCAGGAACAAGTGTAAATGTAAATTCAGAAGTTAGAGTTAGTATAAGTGGTGGACCAGATAAGTTAGCAGTTCCTAGTTTAATAGGTATGGATTTAGATTCTGCAAAAGATGTTATAGAAAAAAGTGGATTAAAGCTTGGAGATGTAAGTCGACAGTACGATGATAGTGTACCTAAAGGAAATGTAATAAAGCAAGATCCTCAACCGGATTCAGATGCTACAACAGATACCAAAATAAATCTTGTAGTGAGCAGAGGACAAGAAGTTAAGAATTTAACTGTTCCAGATGTAAATGGGAAAGGTATTGATGAAGCGTCAGGAACAATATCTAGTGCAGGTTTCAAAGTAACAAAATCAGCAGTAGATACATCTGATAAATCACAAGATGGAAAAGTAATAAGTCAATCCATTTCAGGTGGAGAACAAGCAAAAGCAGGAAGTACTGTTAACTTAACTTATTATAAATATAAGGAACAGCAACCTACTCAACCAGATAGCAAGAATTCTGATCCAAATGTAGATCCCAAAAAAGGTGATCAACAAGATCCAAGCAAAGGTACTAATGATCCAAGTAAGAGCGGTACAAGTGATTCAAATAATAAATCAAATTCAGGTAACAATAATAAAAGTCAGTAA
- a CDS encoding Stp1/IreP family PP2C-type Ser/Thr phosphatase: protein MVGMLSDIGNVRKINEDSVGFYQSENFDIYVIADGMGGHNAGEVASKLAVDTTIDYVKSFVNFISIDSMKDTLKSGIKSANEKIFNMSKNKSELNGMGTTITACLVKENKMIVANVGDSSCYIMKYDGIIKITKDHSLVQQLVDEGSITEEEAVSHPNKNIITRALGTNIDVDIDIFEANLSDSLKIILCTDGLSNGVNLNEMYDIIMNNSNQGACKQLIELSKLKGGRDNISVIVFEGECEDDRNHARQ from the coding sequence ATGGTAGGGATGTTGTCAGATATAGGTAACGTTAGGAAAATTAATGAAGACTCAGTTGGATTTTATCAAAGTGAAAACTTTGATATTTATGTTATTGCCGACGGTATGGGAGGACATAATGCCGGAGAAGTTGCTAGTAAATTGGCAGTAGACACTACTATTGATTATGTAAAATCATTTGTTAACTTTATTAGTATAGATAGTATGAAGGATACATTGAAATCAGGTATAAAATCAGCTAATGAAAAAATTTTTAATATGTCTAAAAATAAATCTGAGCTTAATGGAATGGGGACAACTATAACTGCATGTTTAGTTAAAGAAAATAAAATGATAGTAGCTAATGTAGGGGATAGTAGTTGTTACATTATGAAATATGATGGAATAATTAAAATAACTAAGGATCATTCATTGGTGCAGCAATTAGTGGATGAGGGAAGTATTACTGAAGAAGAGGCTGTAAGCCATCCTAATAAAAATATAATAACAAGAGCATTAGGTACAAATATAGATGTGGATATAGATATTTTTGAAGCAAATTTATCTGATTCGTTAAAAATAATTCTGTGTACTGATGGATTATCTAATGGAGTAAATTTAAATGAAATGTATGATATAATAATGAATAATAGTAATCAGGGAGCATGTAAGCAGCTAATAGAACTTAGTAAGTTAAAGGGTGGAAGAGATAACATATCAGTTATTGTATTTGAAGGAGAGTGTGAAGATGATAGGAACCATGCTAGGCAATAG
- the rlmN gene encoding 23S rRNA (adenine(2503)-C(2))-methyltransferase RlmN yields MDNILDLSLEELKQWMKDNGESEFRAKQVFHWIYKNNQWDFEKMDNLPKGTKEKLIKCFEIDIPQIIEVYKSENDDTHKFLYEYKDGNIIETVVMKYKHGNSICVSTQVGCRMGCKFCASTVEGMVRNLSSGEIIAQILKAQEKIGERISNIVLMGSGEPLDNYENVIKFLSLVNAEYCLNIGQRHITLSTCGIVPKIKELADKDYQITLAISLHAANDELRKTMMPIANKYSINEIIEACKYYISKTNRRITFEYALVKDVNDSAQSAEELVNLLRGILCHVNLIPVNKVRENNFEKSPTNNIKNFSNILIKKGIETTIRREMGSDINAACGQLRRSYLKSKNYLRGV; encoded by the coding sequence GTGGATAATATTTTAGACTTAAGCCTTGAAGAACTAAAGCAGTGGATGAAGGATAATGGAGAAAGTGAATTTAGGGCTAAGCAAGTATTTCACTGGATATACAAAAATAATCAGTGGGATTTTGAAAAAATGGATAATTTGCCTAAAGGTACAAAAGAAAAACTTATAAAATGTTTTGAGATAGATATACCACAAATTATAGAAGTATACAAATCTGAGAATGATGATACACATAAATTTCTTTATGAATATAAGGATGGAAATATAATTGAAACAGTAGTTATGAAATATAAACATGGAAATTCTATATGTGTTTCTACTCAAGTCGGTTGTAGGATGGGATGCAAGTTTTGTGCATCTACTGTAGAGGGTATGGTGAGAAACTTAAGTAGTGGTGAAATAATAGCTCAAATTTTAAAAGCTCAAGAAAAAATAGGAGAAAGAATATCGAACATAGTTTTAATGGGAAGTGGGGAACCTCTAGATAACTATGAAAATGTAATAAAATTTTTAAGCTTAGTAAATGCTGAATATTGTCTTAATATTGGTCAAAGACACATAACTCTTTCAACTTGTGGCATAGTTCCTAAAATTAAAGAACTAGCAGATAAAGATTATCAAATAACACTAGCAATATCACTTCATGCTGCTAATGATGAACTTAGAAAAACTATGATGCCAATAGCTAATAAATATTCTATAAACGAGATTATAGAAGCATGTAAGTACTATATAAGTAAGACAAACAGAAGAATTACCTTTGAATATGCTTTAGTAAAGGATGTTAATGATAGTGCTCAATCTGCAGAAGAATTAGTTAATCTTTTAAGGGGGATTTTATGTCATGTAAATCTTATACCTGTAAATAAAGTACGGGAAAATAATTTTGAAAAATCTCCTACAAATAATATAAAAAACTTCTCTAACATTTTGATTAAAAAAGGTATAGAAACTACTATTAGAAGAGAAATGGGCTCAGATATAAATGCTGCATGTGGTCAGTTGAGAAGGAGCTATTTGAAATCTAAAAATTATTTAAGAGGGGTGTAA